The Bdellovibrio sp. ZAP7 DNA segment CACTTGCTCTGCGGGAATTCCAAAGCAGTGTGCAACGATTTGTTGGATCTTGGTGTTTACACCCTGACCCATTTCAGTGGCGCCCGTAGAAACCTGCACGGTTCCATCTTTATGCACATTCACGGAAGCGTTGCCTTGATTTAAAAAGCGTGCGGTAAAGGCGATACCAAACTTAGTGGCTGAGACAGATAGGCCGCGAATTTTTCCTTGGGAGTTTTTATTAAACTCATCAATCGCCAGACGGCGTTTATCATACTCGCAGTCTTTGCGCAGACGCGTGAATAAATCCGTCAGGGGAGTATTTTCAAGCTTTTGACCGTAGTGAGTGGTGTTGCGAGTGTGCTCCTGATAACAATTTCGCTCGCGAATCAGAAGAGCATCGATTTTTAAATAAGCAGCCATTTCCTCAATAATGCTTTCAATGGTCATCGTTCCTTGTGGACCACCGAAACCACGGAAGGCGGTATTAGAGTACATGTTGGTACGAACGACATGACCTTCAATGAAAGCATTTGGTAAATAGTAAGCCCCATCGATATGAAACAAAGCGCGATCTAAGATAGAGCTGGATAGATCGGCATAGGCTCCGCCATCCGCATAAAGATGGCATTTAAGTCCCAAGATCATTCCTTGGTCGTCAAAAGCCACATCCCAGAAGTTTTTAAACGGATGACGTTTGCCAGTCATCGCCATGTCGTCATCTTTAGATAAAATCAGACGGGCAGGACGATTCATTTTTTGTGCGACTAAGGCAGCCATCGCTGCAAAGGGTGCCGCCTGACTTTCCTTGCCACCAAAGCCACCGCCCATGCGCTTCACAACGCAGACGACTTGATGAAGAGAGAGCCCCAAGGCTTCTGCCACCAGATGTTGGGTTTCCGTGGGGTGTTGGGAACTGGAATGAACTTCGATCTGGCCATCCTCTAATGGGTAAGCGATACAAGCCTGAGATTCTAAATAAAAATGCTCCTGGCCACCACACTCAAAAATTCCACTTAATCTGTGGGGAGCTGAAGCCATCGCTGCATCGACGTCACCGCATTTCATCGGTCCCGCGTGATACATGAAATCTTTCTTTTCAATACCAGCATCAATGGTTAAAACTGCATCAGCTTTTTCAATATCAAAAGTGATCAACTGACGGGCTTGTAACAGTTGATCGTAATTTGTTCCGACCAAAATCATGGCCGGCTCTTCGTAATAACCAATTTTGCTTTCAACCAAAATAGGCTGCTCAACAACGATCGTGCCCCAGGTATTGTGATGTAAATCCTTCGCTGTAAAAGCCGCAAGAACTCCCGGAGCTTTCAAAGCTTTTTCATAGTGTATGGCTTTAAGTGTTCCCGCTGCCGCAGGCACACCCACGGGCAGGACCAAGACTTCTCCATGTTGCATAAGTCGATCATCAATAAATACACTGGTGCCGCTGACATGACCCGTAGAGGAATCATGCGGGATGTTTTTTCCTATGGACATAAAACCTCCATTGGTGACGACAACTCGGCCTGCATTTCATGGAAACACTTTTTAAACAGATTTTCAGTCACCAAGTGACGATATTCGGCGCTTGCGCGTAGATCTGAAATCGGCTTAATCGATCCCGAAGCCAGCGATCCCGCTGTAGTAAAGGTCATTTCATTAAAGGTTTTACCGACCAAATGAGCTTCAACGGAAGGCATGCGCGTAACGGTAGGGCCAACCCCACCCATTGCGACGCGGGCTTCAGAGATATTAGTCCCTTCCAATTTTAAAACGATGGCACAAGTAACCGCAGAGATATCCAGATCTTTACGCAATGAAACTTTGAAATAACGATGTAGGTAGTTGCCTTTAAGAGCTGGAACGAAAATGCCAGTGGCGATTTCATCTTCCGCTTTATCAAAGACCTTATAGCCCTTGTAGTAGTCATTTAGTTTTACAGTGCGAGCGCCGCGAACCGACTGCAGTTGGATTTCCGCATCCAGCACCATCAGTGCGGGAATGCTATCACCAATCGGTGAGCCATTTAGAATATTTCCTAGCAACGTGCCCTGGTTTTTAATCTGCGGAGAAGCAAAGATATGCAAAAGACGTTTTAGCTCCGGGTGAGCGGATTTTACAAAATTCTCAACATCGGTCAGTGAAGCCATGGCGCCAATCAAGATTCCATGAGCGGAGCCATTCACGGCGTGAACACCAGAAATTTTATTAAGAACCAGAATCTCCTGCAAAGAAGTTTTGGCTTTATTAATTAAAACCCCCAAATCCGTCGCCCCGGCCACTAAACGGACTTGCTTGGAAGCGGCCTTAATTTGGAAGGCCTCAGGTAAAGTCGTGGGCATATAGAGCTTTTTATTCTCAGAAGTGATTTCAATTCCGGCGTGAAGCTCTGATTGGAAGTGAGCCGTTAAGGCCGATGTTAAATAACGAGCTGCCAAAGACTCCCATTTATTTAAATCCAAATTTGTCGCAGCCTTTAAAATCGGCTCATAACCCGTACAGCGGCACAAATTTCCAGTCAGGTAATTGCGGGCCTTTTTCTCGGTGACTTCTTGTTTGGACTCTTTGCAGTCCTCTGCAAGTTGCGCCATCGAGCACACCATGCCCGGCGTGCAAAAGCCACATTGCCCACCGTGAAATTCACGCATTTTATTTTGCACTTCACTTAAAGACTCCGCATGCTTCATGCCTTCAACAGTCACAATGCAAGAAAGATCAAAAAGATAAACGGGAGCGATACAGGAATTAATCGCGCGCAAGGGAGGCCAACCGTCTTGACGTAAAGTCGCTGTCACAACCGTGCAGGCACCGCAGTCGCCTTCAGCGCAAACAACCTTAGTTCCGGGTTTATGAAGAGTATTACGCAAGAATTGAGCAAGAGGCAGAAAAGCCTCTTCGCCAGAGACCTTTATCGTCTCGCCATTGACGTTGATTAGAAGATGATTTCTTTTTGCTATTTGACCCATCCTATAGGCGTCTCATGGATTTTGTGAGGTAGCAAGTAGTCTGAAGTATCTAACGAGGCAGAGCGTAAAGAAAAAGGCCCTCCAGGGGAGAGCCTTTTTTAAATTATTGCAATAGTGAGAACTAAGATTAGTGGCGAACGATATCAGTCGCAGTTTCTTTAGCCACTTCGTTCAAGCAATCAGCAAAGAATTTGCAAACCATGAACAGGTGAATTTGTTCATCTTGTTCAAGGGCTGGTTCCAAATCTGGAGACATGAAAAGCTCTTCGATCATATAATTTACCAGCTCTGGCTGACCTTCCGCTTTTGCACGCTCTTGAATTTGCGTGATCATCTCGTCGTTCATTTGCAGGTAAGATTCCATTTCTGGTTCTGCTTTTTCGAAACGAGCCACAACTTCATCTTCTGTGATTGGGCGAAGTTTTTTATATTTTTCTTCAAAGGCGCGATTCAAGATCAAAGCCATCATAAAACCCAAGTCTTGAGCGCTTTCAGACATGTCTTCGATGAATTCCATGAAAAAGCCACCCAAATCTGGTTGCACATCAAACAGGTGCTCAGACGCTTTTTCCAAATCTGCTTCTGTGGTCATGCCGCAGATCACGTCGATAGAATCTTGTACAACTTCAAATGGGATTTTTTCCATGCTATTCCTCTTACTTGTGTTTACTATGGCAGAGGATACAGGGGAGATCGGCACGATGCAATTCATTAAGACATTAGTTATGATGCTGTTTACGACGCTGGGCTTCTGCCTTTGCTCTGGAGCATTGGCCGCAGAGACGCTTTCTGAAGACCTTTTCACTCACAAAATTCAGCCCCTTTTTGACAATCGCTGCCTGGCTTGTCACAGCTGTTTCAATGCTCCTTGTCAGCTGAATCTGCAAAACTTTGATGGTTTTGCCCGGGGAGCAAACAAATTAAACGTCTATGACGGTACTCGCAGTAAGAGTGTTGAGCCTTCGCGCATCTGGATCGATGCAAAGTCCACCAAAGAGTGGCGTGAGAAGGGATTTTTCACGGTTCATAATTCCATCGAACCTGAGAAAAATATCTTTTTCCAAATGCTGAATTTGCGAGCAATTAATACGTCTTCTGTTAAAGCGCAGGTACATGAAAGCCAAGTCTGCGCCGCCAACAGCGAAGAATTAGATTCCATGAAAACGGCCCAATCGCAGCTGGGGATGCCTTACGGTTTGCCGGCTTTGCGCGAGACAGAACTTGAAACTATCAAAGCCTGGATTAGCAAAGGTGCCCCGGGGCCAAGTCTTGATGCGGATAAGAAAGCCCATTCTATTTCCACGAAACTGGTGTCTCAGGTGGAGATTTGGGAAAAGTATTTAAATCAAAATGAGCTTAAGCAAAAGCTGGTCAGTCGTTATCTTTTCGAGCATCTGTTCTTGGCGCACATTTACTTTCCCGAAGAACCTCGAACATTTTTACGCTTAATTCGTTCTAAAAGGTCTTGTGATAAACCAGACGAAATTGCCACGCGCAGACCCAATGACGATCCGGGAGTTAAAAAATTCTATTACTGCCTGGTGAGGTTTCCCGGCACGATTGTATCAAAAACGCATTTGCCTTACGAGCTGTCTCACCAAAAGCTTGCGCGCTTTAAAGAGCTATTTGATCAAAAGTGGGATGTGCAAACCTTGCCGTCTTACGAATCTGGCGTGGCGGAAAACCCATTCATCGCCTTTCAAGATATTCCGGTGAAAATTCGCTATCAGTTTTTACTCGACGATGCCCAATACCACGTGGCGACCTTTATCAAGGGGCCTGTATGTAATGGCACCATGGCCGTTAATTCCATTCAAGAGCAGTTCTATACGTTTTTCTTAAATCCCGATTCTGACAATATGGTTCTGTCTAAGGAATATGAAAAGCAAGCGGCCCCTTTGTTGGCACTTCCTGGAAAATTTGGCTCTGATGTGGAGTTTACGTCGGCGCCATTGGACCTAAAACGCATCACTGATTATCGTGAGGCCTATAGACTGCTTCGCAGTAAAGAACTTATTAAGAATCGTCCCGACGGCTATACACTGAATGATATCTGGAATGGTGATGAGAAAAATAATAACGCTGTGTTGACCATTTTCCGTCATGACCAAAATGCCGTGGTGATAAAAGGGGCGGTCGGTGATCTTTCAAAAACTGTTTTCGTTCTTGATTATCCGCTTTTTGAAAGATTGGTTTATAACCTAGTTGTGAATTTCGATGTTTTTGGAAATATCGGGCACCAACTTCTGACTCGAGTTTACATGGATATGATTCGTATGGAGGCCGAGGAGTTATTCTTAAGATTTTTACCACCCGAGGAACGCCTGCAATACCGTCGGACCTGGTATCAAGGAATTTTGGCTAGCGCCAAAATGGAATATATTTATCCTCCAGTAGGGGCTGGAGAGCCCACGGGAGTTCGCTTTACCAAGGGAACCCAAACCAAGCGGCAAATGGTTGAAAAAATACTTTTTTATCGCATGAATGAAAAAGTGCGAGGAGAGATCGACGACATTAACTGGCGAAAGGTCACTCCGCCGGCGAGTCTGGGACTTAAAGTAAAAGCCACGGGACTCAACAACGAATTCCGTAAAATTTCTTCCATCGCCGCAGGAAACAGCACTCCCTTTGCGCGCTATTTTCCTGATGTGGCCTTTGTGATGGTTAAAGGCAAAGACGAAACTCGAGTCTTTTCACTCATTCACAATAAAGAGCATGAAAATGTCTCTTGGATCACGGCCGAGTCCTTACGGATGTCTCCGAAAGAAGACACTCTCACTGTCCGAGAAGGTTTCTGGGCCTATTATCCGAATATGATTTTCCAGGTACCTGAAAAGGAGTTGCCAGCATTTACGACTCTCATCACGCGTATAAAAAATGACCAAGGTTATGAAGCCTTGGTAGACAAGTGGGGAGTGCGCAGACAAAACCCCCATTTCTGGAGCGCCTACGACGAACTCCAAAAAGTGTATCTAGATTTCGATAGAATCAACGCTGGCTACATAGACCTCACCCGCTATTCCTTATAAGGTGCCAGGTCCTATTCCTGTATGCGATGCAGAACTACTGGCACTTCGAACAAAGACCGAAAAAATCCAAGCGGTGAGATAATTGTGTGTAACCCATTTTTTCGACCATTTGGATGTGTTGATCCAAATCGCAAATATGCAGAGGTTCCACGCTCTGACAATTACGGCAAATCACGTGATGATGGTGATGGCCTGATTCTAGTGTGAGTTCAAACCGAGCTACACCGTCGCCAAATTCCAAACGCGAAACAAGTAAGGTCTCTTCGAATTTTTTAAGAATGCGATAAATCGTAACCAGATCTACACCAGCGTCTTTACCGCCTAATTTTTTAAAGATCTCGTCTGCAGAAATAGGTTCAGGATGATGCAAAAGAATTTTAAGCATCTGACTGCGCTGCTGGGTCAATTTCATGCCTGCTTTGCGCACTCTTTCTTCAAGAGTGTCGATATCGATATTTTTACGTTCCTGACTGCATTTATTCACCGGGCCAAGATAGCTGATTTGCGGCCACAAAGCCAGCCCGGTGTTGTGAATATACTTAGGTTTTCTTAGATCTCAGTACTGTAAGTGCATTTAATGCGTAATAGGTGTAACAGATGGCTGCGAACACGGGAATAAAGAACAAGGCAAAGGGAATATAGGCACAAAATCCCAGGATCAGGCCCATGCCAAAAAGAGCTTTCCCCTCTTTTTCTTCAATCAACTGGCGCTCTTCCTCGCTCGCATAATCCTGTAAAACGTCGTACAAAAACACCTTTTTATTGAGCCAAGAAGTCAGACTTAAAGGGACCAGAATCGGGCCCATCGGTAGCAACCACAGTGGTAAAGTCACGGTGAACCAAAAAATAAATAAGGCTGTCGCATACAGTGTGTTCCAAAGGCTTCCGATTAAAGTGCCTCCGCGCTTTTTTTCAAGGTGAGGAAAATCTTTTTCAGCAATCCATTTTAAAGCCAATGGTAAAACAAAAATTGAAACCAGGATCAGCGCCAATAAAAAACAGGCCGGCACAAAAAGGAGCACCAATAAAATCGCGGCAATCGCATCGATGTATCCCTCTGCGCCCGTGAAATTGTGAATCCACTGAAACGGCCACAGCCCTTGTAAAAATCCTTCAAGACCAACTGTCCAGCTGCCCCAAAAGAAAAAGAAAACAGCAAAAACTGCCACGACGGCAAGAATAGGAGGAAGAAACGTTAGAAGCAAAAGGCGAGAGCTAAACAAGGATTCAAAAGACTGTCTGAAAGTTTTGATTATCTTGTGCATGAAAACATTTTTCCTCTTTTAAATTCAGCTTGCAAGTGTTTCAATGAGGCGATCATGAGAAAAACGATTTATCTTTTCCGACACGGACAAACTGACTGGAATCTGGTGCGCAGACTCCAAGGACATTCAGATATTCCCTTGAATGAGGAAGGCCGCAGACAGGCACAATGTCTGCAAAGTTTTTTTAGCGAAAATCCGGTTGAAATCATGGCAAGCAGTGATCTTTCCCGCGCCCAACAGACGGCGGCCATTGCCAATGAAAACCTCAATGCGCCCACATTTTTCTCAGAAAATTTCCGCGAAGTATTTCTGGGGGATGCTGAAGGTATGTCTCAAGATGAAATCCTGGAGAAACACGGCGAAGACAATTGGAAGCGGTGGACCTCTCATGAAACCAAACATTTTGATTTTACGTATCTTAATGGGGAGTCAGGTGTTGAAGCGATTGAACGCTTTAAAAAAGGCTTGCTGGAATTTTGTGAAGGCGAAGATTTCACCGTAGCCGGTCTTTGCACTCATGGATTGATGCTAAAAAGATTTTTGCACTCGCTTCGTCCTGATCTACAAGAGCCCCTGCCGATTCCAAACTGTGTCGTTTACAGAATCGAATGGAGCCCG contains these protein-coding regions:
- a CDS encoding xanthine dehydrogenase molybdopterin binding subunit; amino-acid sequence: MSIGKNIPHDSSTGHVSGTSVFIDDRLMQHGEVLVLPVGVPAAAGTLKAIHYEKALKAPGVLAAFTAKDLHHNTWGTIVVEQPILVESKIGYYEEPAMILVGTNYDQLLQARQLITFDIEKADAVLTIDAGIEKKDFMYHAGPMKCGDVDAAMASAPHRLSGIFECGGQEHFYLESQACIAYPLEDGQIEVHSSSQHPTETQHLVAEALGLSLHQVVCVVKRMGGGFGGKESQAAPFAAMAALVAQKMNRPARLILSKDDDMAMTGKRHPFKNFWDVAFDDQGMILGLKCHLYADGGAYADLSSSILDRALFHIDGAYYLPNAFIEGHVVRTNMYSNTAFRGFGGPQGTMTIESIIEEMAAYLKIDALLIRERNCYQEHTRNTTHYGQKLENTPLTDLFTRLRKDCEYDKRRLAIDEFNKNSQGKIRGLSVSATKFGIAFTARFLNQGNASVNVHKDGTVQVSTGATEMGQGVNTKIQQIVAHCFGIPAEQVRVMATSTEKNHNTSPTAASSGADINGAAALKAAMGIRKRLAWVFQQVLAKAPMDDIAECPAFDEAALKFEEFEFKDSTVTHLPTKTQLSWVDLLLKAYFNRVSLGEYAHFKTEGLGYSKATGKGTPFKYFTNGVAATEVEIDTNTGEYKMLRTDILMDLGRPLNPGIDRGQVTGAFVQGMGWVTSEKLYHNKDGRLLSHSPTTYKIPNVQDTPRVFNVEFIENNGNTANIHGSKAVGEPPFLLGISAWTAIKDALRYKAQGKIPQIISPATPEVVLMELSRYDRA
- a CDS encoding xanthine dehydrogenase small subunit, producing MGQIAKRNHLLINVNGETIKVSGEEAFLPLAQFLRNTLHKPGTKVVCAEGDCGACTVVTATLRQDGWPPLRAINSCIAPVYLFDLSCIVTVEGMKHAESLSEVQNKMREFHGGQCGFCTPGMVCSMAQLAEDCKESKQEVTEKKARNYLTGNLCRCTGYEPILKAATNLDLNKWESLAARYLTSALTAHFQSELHAGIEITSENKKLYMPTTLPEAFQIKAASKQVRLVAGATDLGVLINKAKTSLQEILVLNKISGVHAVNGSAHGILIGAMASLTDVENFVKSAHPELKRLLHIFASPQIKNQGTLLGNILNGSPIGDSIPALMVLDAEIQLQSVRGARTVKLNDYYKGYKVFDKAEDEIATGIFVPALKGNYLHRYFKVSLRKDLDISAVTCAIVLKLEGTNISEARVAMGGVGPTVTRMPSVEAHLVGKTFNEMTFTTAGSLASGSIKPISDLRASAEYRHLVTENLFKKCFHEMQAELSSPMEVLCP
- a CDS encoding fatty acid cis/trans isomerase, whose product is MQFIKTLVMMLFTTLGFCLCSGALAAETLSEDLFTHKIQPLFDNRCLACHSCFNAPCQLNLQNFDGFARGANKLNVYDGTRSKSVEPSRIWIDAKSTKEWREKGFFTVHNSIEPEKNIFFQMLNLRAINTSSVKAQVHESQVCAANSEELDSMKTAQSQLGMPYGLPALRETELETIKAWISKGAPGPSLDADKKAHSISTKLVSQVEIWEKYLNQNELKQKLVSRYLFEHLFLAHIYFPEEPRTFLRLIRSKRSCDKPDEIATRRPNDDPGVKKFYYCLVRFPGTIVSKTHLPYELSHQKLARFKELFDQKWDVQTLPSYESGVAENPFIAFQDIPVKIRYQFLLDDAQYHVATFIKGPVCNGTMAVNSIQEQFYTFFLNPDSDNMVLSKEYEKQAAPLLALPGKFGSDVEFTSAPLDLKRITDYREAYRLLRSKELIKNRPDGYTLNDIWNGDEKNNNAVLTIFRHDQNAVVIKGAVGDLSKTVFVLDYPLFERLVYNLVVNFDVFGNIGHQLLTRVYMDMIRMEAEELFLRFLPPEERLQYRRTWYQGILASAKMEYIYPPVGAGEPTGVRFTKGTQTKRQMVEKILFYRMNEKVRGEIDDINWRKVTPPASLGLKVKATGLNNEFRKISSIAAGNSTPFARYFPDVAFVMVKGKDETRVFSLIHNKEHENVSWITAESLRMSPKEDTLTVREGFWAYYPNMIFQVPEKELPAFTTLITRIKNDQGYEALVDKWGVRRQNPHFWSAYDELQKVYLDFDRINAGYIDLTRYSL
- a CDS encoding Fur family transcriptional regulator; the protein is MWPQISYLGPVNKCSQERKNIDIDTLEERVRKAGMKLTQQRSQMLKILLHHPEPISADEIFKKLGGKDAGVDLVTIYRILKKFEETLLVSRLEFGDGVARFELTLESGHHHHHVICRNCQSVEPLHICDLDQHIQMVEKMGYTQLSHRLDFFGLCSKCQ
- a CDS encoding EI24 domain-containing protein, encoding MHKIIKTFRQSFESLFSSRLLLLTFLPPILAVVAVFAVFFFFWGSWTVGLEGFLQGLWPFQWIHNFTGAEGYIDAIAAILLVLLFVPACFLLALILVSIFVLPLALKWIAEKDFPHLEKKRGGTLIGSLWNTLYATALFIFWFTVTLPLWLLPMGPILVPLSLTSWLNKKVFLYDVLQDYASEEERQLIEEKEGKALFGMGLILGFCAYIPFALFFIPVFAAICYTYYALNALTVLRSKKT
- a CDS encoding histidine phosphatase family protein — translated: MRKTIYLFRHGQTDWNLVRRLQGHSDIPLNEEGRRQAQCLQSFFSENPVEIMASSDLSRAQQTAAIANENLNAPTFFSENFREVFLGDAEGMSQDEILEKHGEDNWKRWTSHETKHFDFTYLNGESGVEAIERFKKGLLEFCEGEDFTVAGLCTHGLMLKRFLHSLRPDLQEPLPIPNCVVYRIEWSPEAGFEFKL